From a single Prochlorococcus sp. MIT 0603 genomic region:
- a CDS encoding PCC domain-containing protein gives MNVKRIRLDSGLDLKDSLESLSRDSNINGFILGVVGDLSKATIQCPGNNKASTLNGHLEIISLNGSLSSGSVHLHLSVSDGECHVWGGHLESGSIVHKGADILIGLLQEQSSLAENITTSINNDVASPLQVAVLPNCPWSKRIIRLLSSGEIPYNIISVEEESTFINIKNITGSSTFPQVFIKGKYIGGYDQFLKLYTSGQL, from the coding sequence ATGAATGTAAAAAGAATTAGATTAGATTCTGGCTTAGATCTCAAAGATTCACTAGAGAGTCTCAGTAGGGATTCTAATATTAATGGATTTATATTAGGAGTTGTAGGAGACCTTTCTAAAGCAACTATACAATGTCCTGGAAATAATAAAGCAAGTACTTTGAATGGTCATCTGGAAATAATATCTTTAAATGGTTCTTTATCCTCTGGTTCAGTACATTTACACTTAAGTGTTTCCGATGGTGAATGTCATGTTTGGGGAGGGCATTTAGAAAGCGGTTCTATTGTTCATAAAGGAGCAGATATATTAATTGGTTTGTTGCAAGAGCAATCATCTCTAGCTGAGAATATTACAACTTCTATAAATAACGATGTTGCTTCGCCACTGCAAGTTGCAGTATTACCTAATTGCCCTTGGTCTAAAAGGATTATTAGATTACTATCGTCCGGAGAAATACCCTATAATATAATTAGTGTAGAAGAAGAATCCACTTTTATAAACATAAAAAATATCACAGGAAGTTCAACTTTTCCTCAGGTTTTTATTAAAGGAAAGTATATTGGTGGTTATGATCAATTTCTCAAACTTTATACCTCAGGTCAGCTATAA
- a CDS encoding DUF6737 family protein, which translates to MNIISFFEKSNKYWKLKPFWCKPFSIIITGIFILIIGFKIFSMFWIRTIISLIIFSWWALFLIIAPYSYDQIELPD; encoded by the coding sequence ATGAATATCATATCTTTCTTTGAAAAAAGTAATAAATACTGGAAACTGAAACCATTTTGGTGCAAGCCTTTCTCAATTATAATTACTGGCATTTTTATTTTGATTATTGGCTTCAAAATTTTTTCAATGTTTTGGATTAGGACAATCATATCTTTAATTATTTTTTCATGGTGGGCTCTTTTCTTGATTATTGCACCATATTCCTATGACCAAATAGAATTACCTGATTAA
- a CDS encoding GNAT family N-acetyltransferase has translation MKTNFYIRPLEEIDINTVTYWARNEGFAPGLEDVNIYKNTDTQGLWIGALDSQPIGCIAGVKYNSNYGFLGLFIVDQPYRGRGYGLQLWKHVIHHLDDISCLGLEAAPNRITDYESWGFKTSSITTRWELNSAPCISALKNFSYNVDKYMLLEGNQIPPNIITNYDKNKENTPRPHFLSNWLNHKSGTVIAIVDHSGECVAFCRIRPCLLKNGIGYRIGPLVADSSLLAKLILKHLVLRYQGTILIDSPGINIKANKLFRSLGSSSISYTVRMYKGSQPSISMNEIYGLACLELG, from the coding sequence ATGAAGACCAATTTTTATATTAGACCATTAGAAGAAATTGACATTAATACAGTTACATATTGGGCTCGTAATGAGGGCTTTGCTCCTGGTCTTGAGGACGTTAACATTTATAAAAATACTGATACTCAAGGTCTGTGGATAGGGGCTTTAGATTCTCAACCAATAGGCTGCATAGCAGGAGTAAAATATAATTCCAATTATGGATTCCTTGGACTATTTATTGTAGATCAACCTTATAGAGGTAGAGGATATGGCCTACAACTTTGGAAGCATGTAATTCATCACTTGGACGATATTTCTTGTTTAGGATTAGAAGCAGCACCTAATAGAATTACAGATTATGAATCTTGGGGCTTTAAAACCTCTTCTATAACTACTCGTTGGGAACTAAATAGTGCACCTTGCATATCTGCATTGAAAAACTTCTCATATAATGTAGATAAATATATGCTTTTAGAAGGCAATCAAATACCACCTAATATAATCACTAATTATGATAAAAATAAGGAAAACACACCTAGACCCCATTTCCTATCTAATTGGTTAAATCATAAGTCTGGAACTGTCATAGCAATAGTAGATCATTCTGGGGAATGCGTTGCTTTTTGCCGTATTAGGCCTTGTCTTTTGAAAAATGGTATTGGTTATAGAATTGGCCCACTTGTTGCTGATAGTTCTCTGTTAGCTAAATTAATTCTAAAACATCTTGTATTGAGATATCAGGGTACGATATTAATCGATTCACCTGGTATAAATATTAAAGCTAATAAGTTATTTAGGTCTTTAGGTTCCAGTTCTATATCTTATACGGTAAGAATGTATAAAGGCAGTCAACCATCTATTTCGATGAATGAGATCTATGGTCTAGCTTGCCTTGAACTTGGATAA
- a CDS encoding SDR family oxidoreductase — MKIAVSGASGKTGYRIAEEALKNKNDVSLIVRKDSVIPNSLSSCKTIRLSLFNSDELNDALKGIDVLIIATGARANIDLTGPSRVDALGVNNQVESCKKNGVKRIILVSSLCVGKLFHPLNLFGLILLWKKFGESKVINSGIDWTIIRPGGLKEDEDNLEKQSILYTKSNSQDEGSIPRRLVAKSCIEALNTKEAIGTIIEVTSNEENQKITMKKAIQSFNINVEEPIEA, encoded by the coding sequence ATGAAAATTGCTGTAAGTGGTGCATCAGGTAAAACTGGATATAGAATCGCAGAAGAGGCACTGAAGAACAAAAATGATGTTAGCCTAATAGTAAGAAAAGATTCCGTTATACCAAATTCATTATCTTCGTGTAAAACAATCAGGTTATCTTTATTTAATAGTGACGAATTAAATGATGCCCTTAAAGGTATAGATGTATTAATAATTGCCACAGGTGCTAGAGCTAATATAGATTTAACAGGTCCATCTAGAGTTGATGCCCTAGGAGTTAATAATCAAGTCGAAAGTTGCAAGAAGAATGGGGTTAAAAGGATTATTCTTGTTAGTTCATTATGTGTTGGGAAATTATTTCATCCGCTTAATCTTTTTGGCTTAATTCTCTTATGGAAAAAATTTGGTGAGAGTAAAGTTATAAACAGTGGGATTGATTGGACAATAATCAGACCTGGCGGACTTAAAGAAGATGAAGATAATCTAGAGAAACAATCTATACTATATACAAAAAGCAATTCACAAGACGAAGGATCTATCCCTAGAAGACTAGTTGCAAAGAGTTGCATAGAGGCGCTAAATACAAAGGAAGCAATCGGCACTATTATAGAAGTAACTAGTAATGAAGAAAATCAGAAAATAACTATGAAAAAAGCTATTCAAAGCTTTAATATAAATGTAGAAGAACCAATCGAAGCATAA
- the nth gene encoding endonuclease III has product MNRIQRSKLIIHRLDETFPNPPIPLYHNNAFTLLVSVLLSAQSTDKKVNELTPELFKHGNSAKDLYKLGEKHIYSYIKQLGLANTKAKNIFKLSKIILNKYQNEVPKELSLLESLPGVGHKTASVVMAQAFGVPSFPVDTHIHRLAQRWGLTSGKNVRETEKDLKKIFPKEKWNKLHLQIIYYGRAYCSARGCDGTRCDICKELYPLRKKPFIHTKA; this is encoded by the coding sequence ATGAACAGAATTCAAAGATCTAAATTAATAATTCACAGACTAGATGAAACTTTTCCTAACCCTCCAATACCTTTATATCACAATAATGCATTCACGCTTCTTGTATCAGTATTACTAAGTGCACAATCCACTGACAAGAAAGTAAACGAGTTGACTCCTGAGTTGTTTAAACATGGTAATAGTGCAAAAGATTTATATAAGCTAGGAGAAAAACATATTTACTCATACATCAAACAACTTGGTCTTGCAAATACAAAAGCTAAGAACATATTTAAATTATCGAAAATAATCCTAAATAAATATCAAAATGAAGTACCAAAGGAACTTAGTCTTCTTGAATCATTGCCAGGTGTTGGCCATAAAACAGCAAGTGTGGTTATGGCTCAAGCATTTGGAGTGCCATCATTTCCTGTAGATACTCATATTCATAGGCTGGCGCAAAGGTGGGGGTTAACCTCAGGCAAAAATGTAAGGGAAACTGAAAAAGACCTCAAAAAAATTTTCCCAAAAGAAAAATGGAACAAATTACATCTTCAGATAATTTATTATGGTCGGGCTTATTGCTCAGCAAGAGGCTGTGATGGGACTAGATGTGATATATGCAAAGAACTGTACCCACTAAGAAAAAAACCTTTTATACACACAAAAGCTTAA
- a CDS encoding ABC transporter ATP-binding protein yields the protein MKEVHLQITDLSHHYGDITSNELSLNSINLSLYKGELLGLLGPSGCGKTTLLRLIAGFETPTQGSISIDNQVISSSIYTCPPEKRGIGMVFQDYALFPHLDVWNNICFGLKPSQDKSRAYWLLELLGLNDLQKRYPHELSGGQRQRLGLARALAPGTSLVLLDEPFSSLDVEVRYRLRNQLSDVLKTCSATAILVTHDPQEALGICDRVAVMRAGVIHQCSTPLDLLTNPDTPFIGHFVSQNNLVKIHLKNGSYSSPFGDILVQTHLLKSPPHTLMFDEISLELFPSPEGKAIIKGKEFNNTNWIFRVQYDDQVLRVSSPLDSDMQIGDSCKIKFISGKYGYLFPGCISCVLKS from the coding sequence GTGAAAGAAGTACACCTGCAAATTACTGACCTTAGTCATCACTATGGAGATATTACTAGTAACGAGCTTTCTTTAAATTCTATAAATTTATCTCTATATAAAGGTGAACTTCTTGGCTTGTTAGGTCCTTCAGGTTGCGGCAAAACGACATTATTACGATTGATTGCTGGGTTTGAGACGCCTACTCAAGGCTCCATATCAATTGATAACCAAGTTATTTCATCATCTATTTATACTTGCCCTCCTGAAAAGAGAGGCATAGGTATGGTTTTCCAGGATTATGCACTTTTCCCTCATTTGGATGTTTGGAATAATATTTGTTTTGGATTAAAGCCTTCCCAAGATAAAAGTAGAGCCTACTGGCTTCTTGAATTACTTGGTCTAAATGACTTGCAGAAAAGATATCCACATGAATTATCAGGAGGACAACGCCAACGACTCGGACTTGCAAGAGCATTAGCTCCTGGAACTTCTTTAGTGCTATTGGATGAACCTTTTAGCAGCCTAGATGTAGAAGTACGGTATAGATTAAGAAATCAATTAAGCGATGTTTTGAAAACTTGTTCGGCCACCGCGATTTTAGTAACACATGACCCTCAAGAAGCACTTGGTATATGTGATCGTGTAGCAGTAATGCGTGCAGGTGTTATTCATCAATGCTCGACCCCTCTTGATTTACTAACAAATCCAGATACTCCTTTCATTGGACATTTTGTATCTCAAAATAATTTAGTTAAAATACATTTGAAAAATGGTTCATATAGCTCACCATTTGGAGATATTTTGGTCCAGACACATCTTCTTAAGTCTCCACCTCATACCCTAATGTTTGATGAAATATCGCTAGAGCTATTTCCATCGCCCGAAGGTAAAGCTATCATTAAAGGAAAGGAGTTTAATAATACAAACTGGATTTTTCGTGTTCAATATGATGATCAAGTCCTTAGAGTCTCATCACCTTTAGATTCTGATATGCAAATTGGTGATAGTTGCAAGATTAAGTTTATTTCTGGTAAATATGGTTATCTTTTCCCTGGTTGCATATCATGTGTTCTTAAATCATAA
- a CDS encoding ferritin, with amino-acid sequence MTETILNKLNLSSSPAGRAIAQPMDSHLIELLYQHLTIERNASAQYFAISIWFAERDLTGFAEFFKQESFDEHEHACNIANYLVARGQTVVLHDISAPKQQWSSIEEVIADSFQMEADVTTSIHQLYSSAERSNDTRTTVFLDPIIEAQIKSEDTFAHILSRVQFADNQPSALLIIDGEFNTNKN; translated from the coding sequence ATGACTGAGACCATACTGAATAAGCTGAACCTCAGCTCAAGTCCAGCAGGCCGTGCAATAGCTCAGCCTATGGACTCTCATTTGATAGAACTTCTTTATCAGCATTTAACCATTGAGAGGAATGCAAGCGCACAGTATTTTGCAATCTCAATTTGGTTTGCAGAAAGAGATCTAACTGGATTTGCAGAATTTTTCAAACAGGAGTCTTTCGATGAACACGAACATGCTTGTAATATTGCCAATTATTTAGTAGCGAGAGGCCAAACGGTAGTTCTTCATGATATTTCAGCTCCAAAACAGCAATGGTCATCTATAGAGGAAGTAATAGCTGATTCTTTTCAAATGGAAGCAGATGTAACAACATCTATTCATCAGCTCTATTCATCTGCAGAGAGATCGAATGACACAAGAACAACAGTCTTTTTAGACCCTATTATTGAAGCACAAATAAAATCAGAAGATACTTTTGCGCATATATTATCTAGAGTTCAGTTTGCAGATAATCAACCATCAGCATTATTAATAATAGATGGCGAATTTAATACTAATAAGAATTAA
- a CDS encoding Crp/Fnr family transcriptional regulator, producing MNYRFLPDGPVPKVRLSVGQTVLIDPSARTGGSCLEVIDGIARVYCPCEETEGMTLAFLQSGDQLRTDRLCSEGICVEALTQLCFRSDTEASEANGFDAVNEWTLQLLRIRHLGNAEQRLQALFALLVNRLGRRCGDWCQLPFRLTHERIGELIGSTRVTSTRLISRLRSADLLLAPSGESTLSLAPEFVEESPLSA from the coding sequence ATGAATTATCGTTTCTTGCCAGACGGTCCGGTGCCTAAAGTCAGATTGTCCGTAGGCCAAACAGTATTGATTGATCCATCAGCTAGAACTGGAGGTTCTTGTCTAGAAGTAATTGATGGAATCGCAAGAGTCTATTGTCCTTGTGAAGAGACTGAAGGTATGACTCTTGCATTCCTTCAATCAGGTGACCAACTCAGAACTGACAGGCTCTGCAGTGAAGGCATTTGTGTTGAGGCTCTTACTCAACTTTGCTTTAGAAGTGATACAGAAGCCTCTGAAGCAAATGGTTTTGACGCAGTTAACGAATGGACACTTCAACTTCTAAGAATTAGACACCTAGGTAATGCAGAACAAAGGCTACAAGCATTATTTGCTTTACTAGTAAATAGATTAGGTAGAAGATGTGGAGATTGGTGCCAACTTCCTTTTAGGTTGACTCACGAGAGGATAGGCGAACTAATTGGCTCAACTCGTGTCACATCAACTCGCTTAATCAGCAGACTTAGGTCGGCCGACCTTCTTCTAGCTCCATCAGGAGAAAGCACCTTGAGCTTAGCCCCAGAGTTTGTAGAAGAATCCCCATTATCAGCATAA
- a CDS encoding chlorophyll a/b binding light-harvesting protein: MQTYGNPNVTYAWYAGNSGTTNRSGKFIAAHAAHAGLMMFWAGAFTLFELARYDSSLPMGNQNLICLPHLAGLGIGGVSNGVITEPYGCTVIAVLHLIFSGVLGAGGLLHSMRYEGDLGNYPDGSRAKKFDFEWDDPDRLTFILGHHLIFLGLGNIQFVEWARIHGIYDSAQGVTRTIQYNLDLGMIWNHQADFLTINSLEDVMGGHAFLAFFLIIGGAFHIATKQYGTYTEFKGKGLLSAESVLSYSLAGVAYCAFVAAFWCASNTTIYPTDLYGEVLSLKFEFAPYFVDTADLPADAHTARAWLSNVHFYLGFFFLQGHLWHALRGMGFDFKRVGKAFDNMEDAKITAG; encoded by the coding sequence GTGCAGACCTACGGGAACCCAAACGTTACTTACGCTTGGTATGCGGGCAACTCAGGGACGACGAACCGTTCAGGAAAATTCATCGCAGCCCATGCAGCACATGCTGGTTTGATGATGTTCTGGGCTGGAGCTTTTACTCTCTTTGAACTCGCTCGTTATGACTCATCATTGCCGATGGGCAATCAAAACCTTATTTGCCTTCCTCATCTAGCTGGTCTTGGCATTGGTGGAGTATCAAATGGTGTTATTACAGAACCATATGGTTGTACTGTCATAGCTGTATTACATCTGATTTTCTCTGGAGTGCTTGGGGCCGGTGGCCTTTTACATTCGATGAGATATGAAGGGGATCTTGGGAATTATCCTGATGGTTCAAGAGCTAAAAAGTTTGACTTTGAATGGGATGATCCAGACAGGCTGACTTTTATTCTCGGGCATCACTTGATTTTCCTGGGCCTTGGAAACATACAATTCGTTGAATGGGCAAGAATCCATGGAATCTACGATAGTGCTCAAGGTGTTACTAGGACAATTCAGTACAACCTAGATCTTGGGATGATATGGAACCATCAGGCTGACTTCTTAACTATTAATAGTTTGGAAGATGTAATGGGCGGGCATGCATTCCTAGCATTTTTCCTAATTATTGGTGGTGCTTTTCATATTGCTACAAAACAATATGGAACATACACCGAATTTAAAGGGAAGGGTCTTCTATCAGCTGAATCTGTTCTCTCTTACTCCTTAGCTGGTGTTGCTTATTGTGCATTTGTTGCAGCATTTTGGTGCGCATCAAATACTACTATCTATCCAACAGATCTCTATGGAGAGGTTCTAAGTCTTAAGTTTGAGTTTGCTCCTTATTTTGTAGATACAGCTGATTTGCCTGCCGATGCACATACAGCAAGAGCTTGGCTATCAAATGTTCACTTTTATCTTGGATTCTTCTTCCTTCAAGGACATCTATGGCATGCCTTGAGAGGTATGGGGTTTGACTTCAAGCGAGTGGGCAAGGCGTTCGACAATATGGAAGACGCTAAAATCACAGCTGGCTAA
- a CDS encoding AhpC/TSA family protein has protein sequence MSFISGSDLNKLLNDHFEFDLIYTKTLFIILGLLGDFDSFEYIQSILPYLEKLREAHINLVIIGIGDNTSKKYFCDYTKLPYEYLNTVPDSKIHNKLCLESGLDLPINPIFNLTLMCLGINSPGTIKEVLRGYTGDKYAKQIFNSQQTIDFFTLLKFKAEIFDLISKDGSLRPFELASMRLMNMLEVISKWNIYMNNHSCLTQRSGTFLIGSNQELLYSYKSRGLLSFSETMSNPMQFLQEWL, from the coding sequence GTGAGTTTTATTTCAGGATCAGATTTAAATAAGCTTCTTAACGATCACTTTGAATTTGATCTTATTTATACTAAAACACTCTTTATAATTTTGGGACTTTTAGGAGATTTTGACAGCTTTGAATATATCCAGTCTATTTTACCTTATTTAGAAAAACTACGAGAAGCACATATTAATTTAGTTATTATTGGAATTGGTGACAATACCTCTAAAAAATACTTTTGCGATTATACAAAATTACCCTATGAATATTTAAATACTGTGCCGGATTCAAAAATCCACAATAAACTTTGTCTAGAGTCAGGTCTAGATTTACCGATAAACCCTATATTCAACCTTACTCTTATGTGCCTAGGCATTAACTCACCAGGGACAATTAAAGAGGTGTTACGGGGATATACAGGCGACAAATATGCTAAGCAGATATTTAATTCACAACAAACAATAGATTTTTTCACATTGCTAAAATTTAAAGCAGAAATATTTGATTTAATATCAAAAGATGGCTCCCTTAGACCATTTGAGCTGGCTTCGATGAGACTAATGAACATGTTAGAAGTTATTTCCAAATGGAATATCTATATGAATAATCATTCTTGTCTTACTCAAAGAAGTGGAACATTTTTAATAGGCTCAAATCAAGAACTCTTATATTCTTATAAGTCTAGGGGGCTTTTAAGTTTCTCAGAAACGATGTCTAATCCTATGCAATTTCTTCAAGAATGGCTTTGA
- a CDS encoding ATP-binding cassette domain-containing protein: MESATLKSNDWVEFKNIDICYKNKTVLKNLNLRISSFDNTVIIGSNGSGKSTIIKAIVKLIYPLAKKDSYIKLFNLNNINIWELRTRIGFVLTEIDSRIKSQMITSEVILSGYQGTFGLVNKGLINSQDLENYNLIVKNMDLETIINIPYNLLSDGQKRRVLIARAIINNPKVLILDEPTSMLDIKSKFKLLRTLSLLSSNGITLLYSTNNIENIIPETNRIILLKDNNIIADGEPHKIITSENISSLYDYQVTVLNKNGYWAAMPAI; encoded by the coding sequence GTGGAGTCAGCAACTTTGAAAAGTAATGACTGGGTTGAATTTAAAAATATAGATATATGTTATAAAAATAAAACGGTACTTAAGAATCTAAACCTTCGAATATCTTCTTTTGATAATACTGTTATTATAGGCTCAAACGGTTCTGGTAAGTCGACAATTATCAAGGCTATTGTTAAGTTAATCTACCCACTAGCCAAAAAGGACTCTTATATCAAATTATTTAATTTGAATAACATTAATATATGGGAACTTCGAACTAGAATTGGATTTGTACTTACTGAAATAGATTCAAGAATAAAAAGTCAAATGATAACATCTGAAGTAATATTGTCTGGCTATCAAGGAACTTTTGGACTTGTAAACAAGGGATTAATTAATTCTCAGGATTTAGAGAATTATAACCTCATTGTTAAAAATATGGATTTAGAAACCATAATTAATATACCTTATAATCTACTTTCTGATGGTCAAAAAAGAAGGGTGTTAATTGCTAGAGCTATAATAAATAATCCTAAAGTACTTATTCTAGATGAACCAACAAGCATGTTAGATATAAAATCAAAATTTAAACTATTAAGAACTTTAAGCCTTTTAAGTAGCAATGGTATAACTTTATTGTACTCTACAAATAATATAGAAAATATAATACCAGAAACCAATAGGATTATCTTATTAAAAGATAATAATATAATTGCAGACGGGGAACCACATAAAATAATAACTTCTGAAAATATAAGTAGCTTATATGATTATCAAGTTACTGTATTAAATAAAAATGGTTATTGGGCAGCAATGCCTGCAATTTAA
- a CDS encoding Rieske 2Fe-2S domain-containing protein, whose product MNDEGIAQFNKVQLGTGSSLENTISTSNNDDSAINSKAQKPSNQLKTGLLGWYAVCSVKELSKGKAYFFTMFNEPLVVYKDKQSELRCVKDLCPHRGASFIGGEVIDGELVCPYHGARFSSDGKCTNLSRITCNHIVDDNYDNYASKIHLYQYVCKEIGDYIYIYYTGKAKTNLNDFTISNSLDSSLLNNYGFDINDYSYEEVVVDFKCEWARILENHLDILHLFWVHGETIPDNEVNRKVITSFNQEITKEVTQIESIYKYKDKDKGEFIRIKFLPPGRIVIYKGDPKKARYIQVLDHIPLSKNQSRVIVRHYRKFMRNTLITKLLLFKQLQRRVFYKVFAEDYMILRTQTYNEQMGFLEKDNVKLLGEDKMVQYYWDWFKSSDTKDKPWELYPTNTDTNTVHQDISMLYPPANPKLENENSRSLIINVAIRLLVPVGIFLLL is encoded by the coding sequence ATGAATGACGAAGGAATCGCACAATTTAATAAGGTTCAACTGGGCACGGGTAGCTCATTAGAAAACACCATATCTACAAGTAATAATGACGATTCTGCTATTAACAGCAAAGCTCAAAAGCCATCTAACCAACTAAAAACTGGACTATTAGGATGGTATGCGGTTTGTAGTGTAAAAGAATTAAGCAAAGGGAAAGCATACTTTTTCACAATGTTCAACGAGCCTCTCGTTGTCTATAAGGACAAACAATCTGAGTTGAGATGCGTAAAAGACCTTTGTCCGCATAGAGGTGCATCCTTTATAGGGGGTGAAGTTATAGATGGAGAACTAGTCTGCCCTTACCATGGCGCAAGATTCTCTTCTGATGGAAAATGTACAAACTTAAGTAGAATCACTTGTAATCATATTGTTGACGATAACTACGATAACTACGCAAGTAAGATACATTTATATCAATATGTTTGCAAAGAAATTGGTGATTATATTTATATTTACTACACAGGTAAAGCAAAAACTAATTTAAATGATTTTACCATAAGCAATTCACTAGATTCTAGCTTACTTAATAACTATGGATTCGACATTAATGACTACTCATATGAAGAAGTAGTAGTCGATTTCAAATGTGAATGGGCACGAATATTAGAGAACCACCTAGATATACTTCATTTGTTCTGGGTTCATGGTGAAACAATACCGGACAATGAGGTTAACAGGAAAGTTATTACAAGTTTTAATCAAGAAATAACAAAAGAAGTTACACAGATTGAAAGTATATACAAATACAAAGACAAAGACAAAGGTGAGTTTATAAGGATAAAGTTCCTCCCCCCAGGAAGGATAGTAATATATAAAGGTGATCCCAAAAAAGCACGTTATATTCAGGTTTTGGATCATATACCTTTATCCAAAAATCAATCAAGGGTAATAGTCAGGCACTATAGGAAATTCATGAGGAATACCTTGATTACAAAATTACTATTATTTAAGCAGTTACAACGTCGTGTATTCTATAAAGTTTTTGCAGAAGATTATATGATTTTAAGAACACAAACTTATAACGAGCAAATGGGTTTTCTTGAGAAAGACAATGTTAAATTGCTAGGTGAAGATAAGATGGTTCAGTATTATTGGGATTGGTTTAAAAGTTCAGATACAAAAGACAAGCCTTGGGAGCTATATCCAACTAATACAGATACAAATACTGTTCATCAAGACATATCTATGTTATATCCACCAGCCAATCCAAAGTTAGAAAATGAGAACTCCAGAAGTTTAATCATAAATGTTGCTATAAGGCTTCTAGTCCCTGTAGGTATCTTTTTATTGCTCTAA
- a CDS encoding chlorophyll a/b binding light-harvesting protein, which translates to MQTYGDPNVSYAWYAANAGAVTNKSGRFISSHIAHTGLICFGAGANTLFELARYNPDVPMGSQGLVVLPHLAGLGLGGISNGVFTDTYQLLVVAILHLILSGVYGGGGMLHAFRYEEKLESYPSTSRANKFKFDWNDPDRLTFILGHHLLFLAAGNIQFVEWAKWHGIYDSASGAVRQVEYNLDLGMIWNHQFDFLSISSLEDIMGGHAFLAFFMAAGGIFHILTKNYGEYNSFKGADILSAEFVLSTSLAGAAYTAFVAALWCASNTTIYPVDLYGQILEFKLGIAPYWIDTDTSLAADAHTGRAWLTNVHFFIGFFYLQGHFFHGLRALGFDFRSIGRLFDNLESTETSLN; encoded by the coding sequence GTGCAGACCTACGGAGACCCCAACGTTTCCTATGCATGGTATGCGGCAAATGCTGGCGCTGTTACTAACAAATCCGGCAGATTTATTTCATCGCATATTGCGCATACGGGCCTCATTTGCTTCGGAGCCGGTGCAAACACCCTTTTTGAATTAGCTCGTTACAACCCTGATGTGCCAATGGGCTCACAGGGACTTGTTGTTCTTCCTCATCTTGCAGGGCTTGGTTTAGGTGGAATTTCTAATGGTGTTTTTACTGACACTTACCAGTTGTTAGTCGTAGCCATACTTCATCTGATTCTTTCAGGTGTTTATGGCGGTGGTGGTATGCTCCACGCCTTTAGATACGAGGAAAAACTAGAGAGTTATCCTTCTACATCAAGAGCAAATAAGTTTAAGTTTGATTGGAATGATCCAGACAGACTTACCTTTATTCTTGGTCACCATTTGCTTTTCCTTGCAGCTGGCAACATTCAGTTTGTTGAATGGGCTAAGTGGCATGGAATTTATGATTCTGCATCTGGAGCTGTTCGTCAGGTTGAATACAACCTAGACCTTGGCATGATCTGGAATCATCAATTTGACTTCCTTTCTATAAGTAGCTTGGAAGACATTATGGGTGGACATGCTTTCTTGGCATTCTTTATGGCTGCTGGAGGAATTTTCCACATCCTTACTAAGAATTATGGTGAGTACAACTCATTTAAAGGAGCTGACATCCTTTCTGCTGAATTTGTACTTTCAACATCATTAGCAGGTGCTGCTTATACAGCATTTGTTGCCGCATTATGGTGTGCATCTAATACCACCATTTACCCAGTTGATCTTTATGGTCAGATTCTTGAGTTTAAATTAGGAATTGCACCTTATTGGATTGATACTGATACATCCCTAGCCGCTGATGCACACACAGGTCGTGCATGGTTGACCAATGTTCACTTCTTCATTGGATTCTTCTATCTTCAAGGTCATTTCTTCCATGGTTTAAGAGCCCTTGGATTTGACTTCAGAAGTATCGGCAGATTGTTTGACAATCTTGAGTCAACAGAAACTTCCCTTAATTAG